In a genomic window of Mucilaginibacter sp. KACC 22063:
- a CDS encoding prolipoprotein diacylglyceryl transferase, translating into MHFPVNIHIGNAEIPVHFVCETLAYTIGYRFYVYLRHKKQDIISDQHRMIIFIGAAIGAFLGSHILGVLERPDKFSEMNIVYFMGNTTIVGGLLGGLVGVEATKKIIGVNTSSGDLMVYPICLSMIIGRLGCFFAGLPDGTYGTPSSLPWAINFGDGVRRHPTNLYEILFWAILWIALLITERKHNFADGSKFKVLMVSYLLFRFCDEFIKPDYFFSFGLSSIQLACIAGLIYYSSFIFPFLKSKKAYA; encoded by the coding sequence TTGCATTTTCCTGTAAATATCCACATCGGCAATGCCGAAATCCCTGTACACTTTGTATGCGAAACGCTTGCTTATACAATAGGGTACAGGTTTTATGTTTATTTACGGCATAAAAAGCAAGACATCATCAGCGATCAGCACCGGATGATTATTTTTATTGGTGCTGCCATAGGTGCATTTTTAGGCTCGCATATTCTGGGGGTACTAGAAAGGCCGGATAAGTTCTCAGAAATGAATATTGTTTACTTCATGGGTAATACGACTATAGTAGGCGGCTTGCTGGGTGGGCTTGTCGGGGTAGAGGCTACCAAGAAAATTATCGGAGTAAATACCTCTTCGGGCGACTTAATGGTGTATCCCATCTGTTTATCCATGATCATTGGCCGCTTAGGTTGCTTTTTTGCTGGTTTGCCCGATGGTACTTATGGTACACCAAGCAGCCTGCCCTGGGCAATTAATTTTGGCGATGGGGTGCGCAGGCATCCTACCAATTTGTATGAAATATTGTTTTGGGCGATACTTTGGATCGCGTTATTGATAACAGAAAGAAAGCACAATTTTGCAGATGGTAGTAAGTTTAAAGTATTAATGGTGAGCTACTTATTGTTCAGATTTTGCGATGAGTTTATTAAACCCGATTATTTTTTTAGCTTCGGATTATCAAGTATCCAGTTAGCTTGTATTGCTGGTTTAATTTATTACTCCAGTTTTATTTTTCCGTTCCTTAAATCAAAAAAAGCCTATGCCTGA
- a CDS encoding carboxypeptidase-like regulatory domain-containing protein, whose protein sequence is MKLWILAVVISFLAFGNVKAQTIKGVVSEAGGKGKMSNVFVKNTNNKQITLTDKNGKYEIRAQAGNLIVFSSPGYVSDTLYVTDLRPKNVELTLQSIELREVSIRASSKFDPHAEYPEVYERSKVYPFSPSSWFSHDARNARRLKEYFKREMQERTIDSAFSRAYVTSIIPLKGEQLNDFMTLYRPSYAFIRSNSGPSLAAYINDSYKKFMALPPEKRKVQPLTP, encoded by the coding sequence ATGAAACTTTGGATATTAGCCGTTGTAATTAGCTTTTTAGCATTTGGAAATGTAAAGGCGCAAACCATAAAAGGTGTGGTGTCAGAAGCGGGTGGCAAAGGTAAAATGAGCAATGTGTTTGTTAAAAACACCAATAACAAACAGATAACTCTTACCGATAAAAATGGTAAATATGAGATACGTGCCCAGGCTGGTAACCTCATCGTTTTTTCTTCGCCGGGTTATGTATCTGATACCTTGTATGTAACAGACCTGCGCCCAAAGAATGTGGAGCTAACATTGCAGTCGATAGAGTTGCGTGAGGTAAGCATCCGTGCCAGTTCAAAGTTTGACCCGCATGCAGAATATCCCGAAGTTTACGAACGCAGCAAGGTCTATCCTTTTTCACCGTCATCATGGTTTAGTCATGATGCCCGTAATGCCCGCCGTTTAAAAGAATACTTTAAACGCGAGATGCAGGAGCGTACAATTGATTCGGCATTCAGCAGGGCTTATGTCACCAGTATTATACCGTTAAAAGGCGAGCAGCTTAATGATTTCATGACGCTTTACAGGCCAAGCTATGCATTTATCCGCAGCAATAGCGGCCCTTCTTTAGCGGCTTATATAAACGACAGTTATAAAAAGTTTATGGCGCTGCCGCCCGAAAAGCGTAAGGTACAACCGTTAACGCCTTAA
- a CDS encoding M1 family metallopeptidase yields MKKYLSLAGILPAFIAAFNFCNAQDIGSSAKLPSKYNPSELFNPIFYTEKGTPYRAASGEPGPLYWQNRADYKLTARLDENTKQISGTEVLTYTNNSPQKMDFLWMQLDQNLYKPDARGYAMEPVGGSRNHAFGQVFDAGYKISAVTINGVAVKYLISETRMQVFLPNTLPANGGRVVVNIIYSFTMPDYGSDRMGIYDSRKGKIFTVGQWYPRMCVFDDVMGWNTVPYNGPSEFYLEYGDFDVNITVPANHIVFGSGELLNPQEVYTPVQQQRWAEAAGSEKTVMIRTANEVGKASSRPVGKTELTWHFKIDNARDFAWASSPAFVIDAAKVDLPDGKKCLAVSAYPAESSGDNGWERSTEYVKKSIEYNSAKWYQYPYPVATAVAGRVSGMEYPGIVFCGATSKGKELWDVNDHEFGHTWFPMIVGSNERLYGWMDEGFNTFINVLSTQSFNNGEYADKPIDWTSNAALHFLNPALPPIMTTPDNIVEYDNGILVYDKPALGLNFLRRQIIGPERFDYAFKTYIKRWAFKHPTPDDFFRTIENASGESLNWFWREWYLNNWQLDVAVTDVHYVDNNPAKGALITIQNLDRMAMPVPLEIKTQSGKTERIKLPVEVWATGSKWTFKYQSVEPIVSVTYDPDHTLPDYNTDNNTWQQ; encoded by the coding sequence TTGAAAAAATATTTATCATTGGCTGGTATTTTACCGGCCTTTATTGCCGCATTTAATTTTTGTAATGCACAAGATATTGGCTCATCTGCCAAACTGCCTTCAAAATATAATCCATCCGAATTATTTAATCCGATATTCTATACCGAAAAAGGTACACCTTATCGTGCCGCCAGCGGCGAGCCTGGTCCGCTGTATTGGCAAAACCGTGCCGATTATAAACTAACTGCCCGGCTGGATGAAAACACCAAACAAATCAGCGGTACAGAAGTACTTACTTATACCAACAACAGCCCGCAAAAAATGGACTTTTTGTGGATGCAACTGGATCAAAACCTCTACAAGCCAGATGCACGTGGTTATGCAATGGAGCCTGTAGGCGGCAGCCGTAACCATGCTTTTGGGCAGGTGTTTGATGCCGGTTATAAGATCAGCGCAGTAACCATAAATGGTGTAGCTGTAAAGTATCTGATCAGCGAAACACGTATGCAGGTGTTTCTGCCTAACACTTTGCCTGCAAACGGCGGAAGGGTAGTGGTCAATATTATATACTCGTTTACCATGCCCGATTATGGCAGCGACCGGATGGGCATTTATGATAGCCGCAAAGGAAAGATATTCACAGTAGGGCAGTGGTACCCGCGCATGTGCGTATTTGATGATGTAATGGGATGGAACACGGTACCGTATAACGGCCCGTCGGAGTTTTACCTGGAATACGGCGATTTTGATGTGAATATCACCGTTCCGGCTAATCATATTGTATTTGGATCGGGAGAGTTATTAAATCCGCAGGAGGTTTATACGCCTGTTCAGCAGCAGCGCTGGGCAGAAGCTGCAGGTAGCGAAAAAACAGTGATGATACGCACTGCAAACGAGGTTGGTAAAGCATCATCGCGGCCTGTAGGTAAAACAGAACTTACCTGGCATTTTAAAATAGATAATGCACGTGATTTTGCCTGGGCATCGTCACCTGCATTTGTAATTGATGCAGCGAAGGTTGATTTGCCCGACGGTAAAAAATGCCTGGCGGTATCTGCATACCCTGCTGAAAGCAGCGGCGATAATGGATGGGAGCGTTCAACAGAATATGTAAAGAAATCCATTGAATATAATTCTGCAAAATGGTACCAGTATCCTTACCCTGTGGCAACCGCTGTTGCCGGCCGTGTAAGCGGTATGGAATATCCGGGTATTGTATTTTGCGGTGCAACAAGCAAGGGTAAGGAGCTATGGGATGTAAACGATCATGAGTTTGGCCATACCTGGTTTCCGATGATTGTTGGTTCGAACGAACGGTTGTATGGCTGGATGGATGAAGGCTTTAACACCTTTATCAATGTCCTGTCAACTCAATCTTTTAATAATGGAGAATATGCCGATAAACCGATAGACTGGACCAGTAACGCCGCATTACATTTTCTGAACCCGGCTTTGCCGCCTATCATGACCACCCCTGATAACATTGTTGAATATGATAACGGGATATTGGTTTATGATAAACCGGCGCTTGGGCTTAATTTTTTACGCAGACAGATCATTGGCCCCGAGCGGTTTGATTATGCCTTTAAAACGTATATCAAACGCTGGGCGTTTAAGCATCCAACTCCTGATGATTTCTTCCGCACGATTGAAAACGCATCTGGCGAAAGTCTTAACTGGTTTTGGCGCGAATGGTATTTAAATAACTGGCAACTGGACGTTGCAGTTACTGATGTACATTATGTAGATAACAACCCGGCTAAAGGTGCGCTGATCACCATACAAAACCTTGATCGTATGGCAATGCCCGTACCTTTGGAAATAAAAACCCAAAGCGGCAAAACCGAACGTATCAAATTACCTGTAGAAGTTTGGGCTACAGGCAGCAAGTGGACCTTTAAGTATCAGTCTGTGGAGCCGATCGTATCTGTAACTTATGACCCTGACCATACTTTGCCCGATTACAATACCGACAATAACACCTGGCAGCAATAA
- a CDS encoding Spx/MgsR family RNA polymerase-binding regulatory protein has translation MKVYGITNCNTVKKALDWLKANHVDYEFHDFKKLGVSDEKLNEWNDKAGYEKFLNKQGLTWKQLDPAVKEKVTSATEALPLLKEKISMIKRPVIEDGGFLYFGFDENTYKQHFLK, from the coding sequence ATGAAAGTTTACGGCATTACTAACTGCAACACAGTAAAAAAAGCGCTTGACTGGCTAAAGGCTAATCATGTTGATTATGAGTTTCATGATTTTAAAAAGCTTGGTGTAAGCGATGAGAAGCTTAATGAGTGGAACGATAAGGCAGGTTACGAGAAGTTTTTGAACAAGCAGGGGCTTACCTGGAAACAGCTTGACCCTGCGGTAAAAGAGAAAGTAACATCCGCTACAGAGGCATTGCCCTTATTAAAGGAAAAAATAAGTATGATTAAGCGCCCGGTTATTGAAGACGGTGGCTTTTTATATTTCGGCTTTGACGAAAATACTTATAAACAGCACTTTCTGAAATAG
- a CDS encoding TonB-dependent receptor domain-containing protein produces the protein MKKALLLFTLLFLTWASVIAQSTQNIKGIVIDSAKNEPMGYVTVALRTVKGKQPVKSTLTKDNGSFEFTSLPGKSYELVLASVGYAQKIISTDSTKKLIDLGRIKLSASSKNLNEVTVTALKPIVKQEVDRIGYDVQADPESKSQTVLEMLRKVPLVSVDAQDNIKLKGNGDFKIFINGKPSALVTKNPSDVLKAMPASNIDKIEVITTPPAKYEAEGLAGIINIITKKNVDQGYNGNISARYNNVWGPGTNLNLTVKQGKFGISGYVGYNKQNRRTSDFENVTNTFHPVVSTLMQSGSNTRQGNNTYGSAELSYELDSLNLITGSIESYGQNSNSDNLQYSNQPSSDPANAQSYTLNNYSKGSYHGTDLALNYQLGFKKSKDQMLTASYKYSGGSSKQDNNAIFSERVNYGQQNYNQYNLSGTHEHTAQIDYVQPLKNQTVEAGIKGIFRSNYSDFTSDVFDPASGSFINNPAQTNNFDYQQNVYSGYGTYQIKLTNWSFKGGARLEHTTIDANFTSVGSAATQDYNNLVPSISIQRKFKSSSLNFGYSDRISRPGIWQLNPFIDQSNPKYINVGNPNLRPALNHSLELNYSISGKGSVNMGLSYAFANNTIQSVTTITPDTVSITTYENVGKSKRLGLNVNVNYPITKKLNISINSQIMRVDLSGTFNNIFYTNSGYQGHTFTYAGYKFDKGYRMGININYDSRYVLLQGKDNNYFGTSLSGSKDFWKDKATIAFYLSNPFSKFRKIDFYSKTDDFEQITANQVFYRAVAVSFTYKFGHLSSDIKKNQRGINNDDSGGGRGGNH, from the coding sequence ATGAAAAAAGCCTTATTACTGTTTACATTGCTGTTTTTAACCTGGGCCAGTGTAATTGCACAGTCTACACAAAACATAAAGGGCATTGTTATCGATTCAGCCAAGAACGAGCCTATGGGTTATGTTACTGTGGCCCTGCGTACTGTAAAGGGTAAACAACCTGTAAAAAGTACCTTAACTAAAGATAACGGCAGTTTTGAATTTACTTCGCTTCCCGGTAAATCTTATGAACTGGTATTGGCATCAGTAGGTTATGCGCAAAAAATAATCAGCACAGACAGTACTAAAAAGCTGATTGATCTGGGGCGTATCAAATTGTCTGCCTCATCAAAAAATCTTAATGAAGTAACTGTTACCGCACTTAAACCCATAGTTAAGCAAGAGGTTGACCGCATAGGTTACGATGTACAGGCCGACCCTGAAAGCAAGAGCCAGACTGTGTTAGAGATGCTGCGTAAGGTGCCGCTGGTATCGGTTGACGCACAGGATAATATTAAACTAAAAGGCAACGGGGATTTTAAAATATTTATCAACGGGAAACCATCGGCGCTTGTAACTAAAAATCCGTCGGATGTGTTGAAGGCTATGCCTGCAAGCAATATTGACAAGATAGAGGTTATTACAACGCCACCTGCTAAATATGAGGCGGAAGGCCTGGCGGGTATCATTAATATTATAACGAAGAAGAATGTTGATCAGGGTTACAATGGCAACATCAGCGCACGGTATAACAACGTGTGGGGGCCGGGCACCAACTTAAATCTTACAGTAAAGCAGGGTAAGTTTGGTATAAGCGGTTATGTAGGTTATAATAAGCAAAACAGGCGAACATCGGACTTTGAAAACGTAACCAATACTTTTCATCCGGTAGTGTCAACGCTAATGCAAAGCGGAAGCAATACAAGGCAGGGCAACAATACTTATGGCAGCGCAGAGTTAAGTTATGAGCTTGATTCTTTGAACCTGATAACAGGCAGTATTGAATCTTATGGTCAAAATTCAAATTCAGATAATCTGCAGTATTCTAATCAGCCCAGCAGCGACCCGGCGAATGCGCAATCGTATACCTTGAATAATTACAGTAAGGGGTCTTATCACGGTACCGACCTGGCTTTAAATTATCAGTTGGGCTTTAAAAAAAGTAAGGATCAAATGCTTACAGCATCCTATAAGTACAGCGGAGGAAGCAGTAAACAAGACAATAACGCCATTTTTAGCGAACGTGTAAATTACGGACAGCAAAACTATAATCAATATAATCTATCAGGTACGCATGAGCATACTGCCCAGATAGATTATGTACAGCCGCTGAAAAATCAAACGGTTGAAGCCGGCATAAAAGGAATTTTCAGAAGTAATTATAGTGATTTTACCAGCGACGTTTTTGACCCGGCGAGCGGCAGCTTTATCAATAATCCAGCACAAACTAATAATTTTGATTACCAGCAAAATGTTTACAGCGGTTACGGTACCTACCAGATCAAGCTGACCAACTGGAGCTTTAAAGGCGGCGCGCGGTTAGAACATACCACCATTGATGCTAATTTTACCTCGGTAGGCAGTGCGGCTACGCAGGATTATAATAATCTTGTACCCTCCATTTCTATACAGCGTAAGTTTAAAAGCAGTAGTCTGAATTTTGGCTATTCTGACCGGATATCCAGGCCGGGTATCTGGCAACTTAACCCTTTTATAGACCAGTCTAATCCAAAATACATTAATGTGGGTAATCCGAATTTGCGCCCCGCGTTAAATCACAGCTTAGAGTTAAATTATAGTATCTCGGGCAAGGGCTCGGTTAATATGGGTTTAAGTTATGCTTTTGCAAATAATACCATACAAAGCGTAACCACGATCACACCCGATACCGTGAGCATCACTACCTATGAAAACGTTGGTAAAAGCAAACGCCTGGGGCTAAACGTTAATGTTAATTATCCTATAACAAAAAAGCTAAACATAAGTATCAATTCACAGATAATGCGTGTTGATCTCAGCGGTACCTTCAACAATATATTTTATACTAACAGCGGTTACCAGGGGCATACATTTACTTATGCCGGTTATAAATTTGATAAAGGCTACCGCATGGGAATAAACATTAATTATGATAGCCGGTATGTGCTGTTGCAGGGTAAAGACAATAACTATTTTGGTACCTCATTAAGCGGCTCAAAGGATTTTTGGAAAGATAAAGCCACTATTGCATTCTATCTGTCAAACCCGTTTTCAAAGTTCAGGAAGATTGATTTTTATTCAAAAACAGATGATTTTGAACAGATCACGGCCAACCAGGTTTTTTACCGTGCGGTAGCTGTTAGCTTTACCTACAAATTTGGGCACCTCAGCAGCGACATCAAGAAAAACCAGCGGGGTATAAATAATGATGACAGCGGTGGCGGCCGTGGTGGAAATCATTAA